The following proteins are co-located in the Pelagicoccus sp. SDUM812003 genome:
- a CDS encoding cupin domain-containing protein, with amino-acid sequence MKDAILVTRRDEVPLLNVLGVGVQVLLDERDTDGQGVVGLCVCEPGEGAPPHTHDQIELFYVIEGTVSFFDGVDWLSASQGDAVKVPAGRVHGFRNDTEETVRFLTISSPAAHARFFREADATFRSGKMDPDAVGSLCRSNGIALA; translated from the coding sequence ATGAAAGACGCAATTTTGGTTACGCGCAGGGACGAAGTCCCTTTGTTGAACGTGCTTGGAGTTGGGGTCCAGGTTCTCCTCGATGAAAGGGATACCGATGGGCAAGGAGTGGTCGGCTTGTGCGTGTGCGAACCGGGCGAGGGTGCTCCTCCGCACACCCACGATCAGATCGAGCTTTTCTACGTGATCGAAGGGACGGTATCCTTTTTCGATGGAGTGGATTGGCTCTCGGCGTCGCAGGGGGACGCCGTAAAGGTTCCGGCTGGACGGGTGCATGGCTTTCGCAACGATACTGAGGAAACGGTCAGATTCTTGACGATATCGTCGCCCGCCGCCCATGCCCGATTCTTCAGGGAAGCGGATGCGACGTTTCGTAGTGGAAAAATGGATCCGGACGCAGTTGGTTCTCTGTGCAGATCCAATGGTATCGCCCTCGCGTAG
- a CDS encoding MarR family transcriptional regulator: MSEKETYTKRSSSLGYSLRSPYQKLSKAIYGSLADRGFGDIRPSHSAVFRNIGPEGNRVTEMAEMADMTKQSMGYLVDTLQKAGYVRLKPDPEDGRAKLVLLTAKGNRVLNALLDSSNSFEAALSKTHGPEFVRDLRQKLRLLDEFLAQSSEE, from the coding sequence ATGTCCGAAAAAGAAACCTACACCAAGCGATCGAGCTCTTTGGGCTACAGTCTAAGATCTCCGTATCAAAAGCTCTCCAAGGCGATTTACGGGTCCTTGGCCGATCGCGGTTTCGGGGACATTCGCCCCTCGCACAGCGCCGTATTCCGCAATATCGGTCCTGAGGGCAACCGAGTCACAGAGATGGCGGAAATGGCCGATATGACCAAGCAGAGCATGGGCTATCTGGTCGACACGCTCCAGAAGGCGGGGTACGTGCGTTTGAAGCCTGACCCGGAAGATGGGCGAGCGAAGCTGGTACTGCTGACCGCCAAGGGTAACCGTGTGCTCAATGCCTTGTTGGATTCGTCCAACTCCTTCGAAGCCGCCCTAAGCAAGACGCATGGCCCGGAATTCGTTCGCGACCTCCGGCAGAAACTGCGCCTGCTCGACGAGTTTCTGGCACAAAGCTCCGAGGAATGA
- a CDS encoding glutaredoxin — protein sequence MSKHATIYRMVTEDHLCPWGIKAKDLLNRNGYEVEDRHLETMEENETYKKENGFDETPQIFVDGERLGTYDDLREELGKGPDPKEGKTYQPVIAVFGVAAAMAVTTTWASLGELSLIRVAELFIAFSMCVLGILKLQDLKSYATGFVQYDLVARHYVPYAYVYAFIEAAGGALMIASIATLVVAPIVLIASSIGAVSIINAVYVKKRDLNCACVGGGSSVPLGFISLSENLLMMAMAIWMLAKTL from the coding sequence ATGAGCAAGCATGCGACAATCTACCGAATGGTGACGGAGGATCATCTGTGCCCCTGGGGCATCAAAGCCAAGGACCTGCTCAATCGAAACGGTTACGAAGTGGAAGATCGCCACCTCGAAACGATGGAGGAGAACGAGACCTACAAGAAAGAGAACGGCTTCGACGAGACGCCTCAAATCTTCGTGGACGGGGAGCGACTAGGAACCTATGACGATTTGCGCGAGGAACTCGGCAAGGGGCCGGATCCCAAGGAGGGCAAGACCTATCAGCCGGTGATTGCGGTTTTTGGAGTGGCAGCCGCCATGGCGGTGACCACCACTTGGGCAAGCTTAGGCGAGTTGTCCTTGATCCGAGTGGCAGAGCTCTTCATCGCGTTCAGCATGTGCGTGCTCGGTATTTTGAAGCTGCAGGATTTGAAGTCGTACGCGACCGGTTTCGTGCAGTACGATCTAGTAGCTCGCCACTACGTGCCCTACGCCTACGTCTACGCGTTTATCGAGGCCGCAGGAGGGGCGCTCATGATCGCTTCTATCGCCACTTTGGTGGTCGCGCCCATTGTCTTGATCGCAAGCTCCATCGGGGCAGTCTCCATCATCAACGCTGTCTACGTGAAGAAGCGCGATCTGAATTGCGCCTGCGTGGGCGGGGGAAGCAGCGTGCCGCTGGGCTTCATATCGCTCAGCGAAAACCTGCTGATGATGGCCATGGCGATTTGGATGCTGGCGAAAACGCTGTAG
- a CDS encoding MBL fold metallo-hydrolase has translation MALIVEPIYAEGIAQLSYLVGDDTEGVAAVIDPRPDCDAYLRVAKDRGLKIAAIYETHIHADFMSGSLALQQRLGGKTPIRVSSEGDADYDFKHEKVSDGSEDRFGELRLVARHTPGHTPEHLTYLAYHGSNDTAFALFSGDTLFVNSVGRPDLLGDDETQKLAGQLFESIHGFYADLDDGIMVYPGHGAGSACGPDIGDRMFSTVGYERKNNPYFAVADKDAFIEKTLKAAPEEPSHYRPLKMLNRSVKNSRTYTNTPQAMDASTLENWIREKEATVLDTRSSISFSSAHIPDSLNIEAKGELSVWSGWTLNFDEPLILVLEKDSDLEKVRALLWRTGHHNVVGYLVGGIMNWIMEGKPISSIKTYSVEQLHRERDALQVLDVRSASERENGFIPGSKHLFLPEIAENALDRLDPNRPVVTYCASGFRASIAASVLKRVGVTRVGTLPGSWIAWKQADMPIETDEEELQPA, from the coding sequence ATGGCTTTGATAGTAGAACCGATCTATGCGGAAGGAATCGCTCAACTGTCCTATCTGGTAGGCGACGACACCGAGGGCGTAGCGGCGGTGATCGATCCGAGACCGGATTGCGACGCGTACCTTCGAGTCGCTAAGGATCGCGGGCTGAAGATCGCCGCGATCTACGAAACGCATATTCACGCCGATTTCATGAGCGGCTCGCTGGCCCTGCAGCAGCGCCTCGGAGGCAAGACGCCCATTCGCGTCAGTTCGGAGGGCGATGCGGACTACGACTTCAAGCACGAAAAAGTGTCGGATGGCAGCGAAGACCGCTTCGGCGAACTGCGGTTGGTGGCTCGCCACACGCCAGGACACACTCCCGAGCACTTGACCTATCTTGCGTATCATGGATCCAATGACACCGCGTTCGCCCTTTTCTCAGGGGACACCCTTTTCGTAAACTCGGTGGGCCGCCCTGATCTGCTCGGAGATGACGAAACGCAAAAACTTGCGGGACAGCTTTTCGAAAGCATCCATGGATTCTACGCCGACTTGGATGACGGAATCATGGTCTATCCCGGTCATGGAGCGGGTTCGGCCTGCGGTCCGGACATTGGCGATCGCATGTTCTCCACCGTCGGCTACGAGCGAAAAAACAACCCGTATTTCGCTGTCGCTGACAAAGACGCATTCATCGAGAAAACGTTGAAAGCCGCTCCCGAGGAGCCAAGTCACTACCGACCGCTCAAGATGCTCAACCGTAGCGTCAAGAATTCACGAACGTACACCAACACTCCGCAAGCGATGGACGCATCCACTCTAGAAAACTGGATACGTGAGAAGGAGGCGACTGTCCTCGATACGCGATCGTCCATATCCTTTTCCAGCGCCCACATTCCCGACTCGCTAAACATCGAAGCGAAAGGCGAGCTTTCCGTCTGGTCCGGCTGGACACTGAATTTCGACGAGCCGTTGATTCTGGTCTTGGAAAAGGATTCGGACCTGGAAAAGGTCCGCGCGCTGCTCTGGAGAACCGGGCACCACAACGTGGTGGGCTACCTTGTAGGCGGCATCATGAATTGGATAATGGAAGGCAAGCCGATCAGCTCTATCAAGACCTACAGCGTCGAGCAGCTCCATCGGGAACGCGACGCCCTGCAAGTCCTCGATGTGCGCTCCGCCAGCGAGCGAGAAAACGGCTTCATCCCCGGGTCGAAGCACCTCTTCCTTCCGGAGATCGCTGAAAACGCCTTGGACCGTCTCGATCCCAATCGCCCCGTCGTCACCTACTGCGCCAGCGGTTTTCGGGCTAGCATCGCGGCCAGCGTTCTGAAACGCGTCGGCGTCACACGGGTCGGTACGCTCCCCGGAAGCTGGATCGCTTGGAAACAGGCCGACATGCCCATTGAAACGGACGAAGAGGAACTGCAGCCGGCATGA
- a CDS encoding SLC13 family permease, with protein sequence MSWEIIVMLALLVAMTVSFVSERIPTELTGMTGFALVLLLGMLSPQDALAVFSNQGPIAIAAMFIISATLEKCGAIRMAASSLQRLPKLPIVALLPILTISVAAISAFINNTAVVVVFLPIVISLARRMELSASKLLIPLSYASIFGGTCTLVGTSTNLLVSSMAREAGREPFGMFELAWVGLPLLMAGMLYLALAAPKLLPDHDLLTDSYADENPREYIVEAFVQSGSPLVGVKVSESTLAEMEHGRVLEIHRHGVPMRRALSQVELKSGDRLLLAVSPQDVPSTQEEEGIDLRGSLGDGLEGITQSQGVIVEGIISPDSKMIGKTLDRVESLERLGLVPLGLNRRERSIRSDLESVTLEQGDTLLLLGTAEAIDELGELDDIIVLDKPSVVMPARRRKLPIIIAVIAGVIASSSMGLMPIAPAGIIGCVVLFLTGCITLKGAYDSIHWPILFLIFSMLGVGAAMESTGTSQLLADGMVSVVSGLVSESWQPFALLVAVYLMTTLLTEILSNNAAAVLLVSLSLGLTESIGVDAKPFLVAISIAASASFATPIGYQTNTYVYSVGGYRFVDFFRIGIWINVIGFVVSMIVIPMVWEF encoded by the coding sequence ATGAGTTGGGAAATCATAGTGATGCTAGCGCTGCTCGTGGCCATGACGGTGTCGTTCGTGAGCGAGCGGATTCCAACCGAGTTGACCGGCATGACGGGTTTCGCCTTGGTCCTTTTGCTGGGAATGCTTTCGCCGCAGGATGCTTTGGCGGTCTTTTCCAATCAGGGGCCGATCGCCATCGCGGCAATGTTCATCATCAGCGCCACTTTGGAGAAATGCGGGGCGATTCGGATGGCGGCGTCCTCGTTGCAACGCCTGCCCAAATTGCCTATTGTAGCGCTGCTACCGATACTGACCATCAGTGTGGCGGCGATCTCCGCCTTCATCAACAACACCGCGGTGGTAGTCGTCTTCCTCCCGATCGTGATCAGCCTGGCCCGCCGCATGGAGTTAAGCGCCTCCAAGCTGCTTATTCCGCTTTCCTACGCATCGATCTTCGGCGGCACGTGCACCTTGGTGGGCACCAGCACCAATTTGCTGGTCAGCTCCATGGCCAGGGAAGCGGGCAGGGAGCCGTTTGGCATGTTCGAACTCGCCTGGGTCGGCCTGCCGCTATTGATGGCGGGCATGCTCTATCTCGCGCTGGCCGCCCCGAAACTCCTGCCGGATCACGACCTGCTGACCGATTCCTACGCGGACGAGAATCCCCGCGAGTACATCGTCGAAGCTTTCGTTCAATCGGGCTCTCCGCTGGTCGGGGTGAAGGTATCAGAGTCGACCTTGGCGGAAATGGAGCACGGGCGTGTATTGGAAATTCACCGACATGGCGTTCCCATGAGACGAGCCCTGTCTCAGGTCGAGCTCAAGTCGGGCGACCGTCTCCTGCTCGCGGTGTCCCCGCAGGACGTTCCCTCGACCCAAGAGGAGGAGGGCATCGACTTGCGTGGTTCGTTGGGCGATGGTCTGGAAGGGATCACGCAATCGCAGGGGGTGATCGTGGAAGGAATCATCAGTCCGGACTCGAAAATGATCGGCAAGACGCTCGACCGGGTGGAATCGCTGGAGCGGCTGGGACTTGTGCCGCTGGGGCTGAATCGGCGCGAGCGCAGCATTCGCAGCGACTTGGAAAGCGTGACCTTGGAACAGGGCGATACCTTGCTATTGCTGGGAACGGCGGAGGCCATCGACGAACTCGGCGAACTCGATGACATCATCGTCCTGGACAAACCGTCCGTGGTGATGCCCGCTCGGAGAAGGAAGCTGCCGATCATCATCGCGGTCATTGCAGGAGTCATCGCTTCCTCTTCGATGGGGCTGATGCCGATCGCGCCCGCCGGAATCATCGGTTGCGTCGTTCTCTTCCTCACTGGCTGCATCACCCTGAAGGGAGCCTACGACTCCATTCACTGGCCGATACTGTTTCTCATCTTTTCCATGCTGGGCGTAGGGGCGGCGATGGAGAGCACCGGAACCAGTCAGCTTTTGGCGGATGGCATGGTTTCCGTGGTCTCAGGCCTCGTATCGGAAAGCTGGCAACCTTTTGCTCTTCTGGTCGCAGTGTATCTCATGACGACGTTGTTGACCGAGATCCTGTCTAACAACGCCGCCGCCGTTCTGCTCGTTTCCTTATCCCTGGGCTTGACCGAGTCCATAGGCGTGGACGCCAAACCTTTTCTGGTCGCGATCTCTATCGCCGCCTCGGCGAGCTTCGCCACGCCGATCGGGTATCAGACAAACACCTACGTTTACAGCGTAGGCGGGTATCGCTTTGTCGATTTCTTTAGAATCGGTATCTGGATCAACGTGATCGGTTTCGTTGTATCGATGATCGTGATACCGATGGTGTGGGAATTCTAG